Proteins found in one Anopheles aquasalis chromosome 3, idAnoAquaMG_Q_19, whole genome shotgun sequence genomic segment:
- the LOC126577455 gene encoding serine protease SP24D-like: protein MNFFSFSCAALALVLATSLVDALGSRVIDGETAERGQFPYQVTLTEKLLVLCGGVLVHERFFLTAAHCLFDANNTLLPLNNLNVYYGSEKLFSNGKYNRIRSVLVHDQYEHGSTQYDLALVEVRRSLELSFNTQPVALAESALEEQQAVTVSGFGRTSEAGNTSFKLKHAELTTLSSGDCQEATGDGWYEGAICLDTSNGGGFCTGDYGGPAVFNGTLVGVGSYTVGGRCGTGQPDVFVDVGHFSGWVKAQIDEKESE, encoded by the exons ATGaacttcttctctttttcctgcGCTGCACTGGCTTTGGTGCTTGCCACGAGCCTGGTGGACGCTCTCGGATCGCGAGTTATCGATGGCGAGACAGCAGAGCGTGGCCAGTTCCCGTACCAGGTGACGTTGACCGAGAAGCTGCTCGTTCTGtgcggtggtgtgttggtCCATGAACGGTTCTTCCTCACCGCAGCTCACTGTCTCTTCGATGCTAACAACACTCT CCTTCCTTTGAACAACCTGAACGTGTACTATGGCTCCGAGAAGTTGTTCTCGAACGGGAAATACAACCGAATCCGTTCGGTGCTGGTCCATGATCAGTACGAACACGGTAGCACCCAGTACGATCTGGCATTGGTTGAGGTACGCCGTAGCCTCGAGCTCTCCTTCAACACTCAACCGGTTGCATTGGCAGAGAGCGCGCTGGAAGAGCAGCAGGCTGTGACGGTGTCCGGATTCGGACGCACCTCGGAAGCTGGCAATACGTCGTTCAAACTGAAGCACGCCGAACTGACCACGCTGTCGAGTGGCGATTGTCAGGAGGCCACCGGGGATGGTTGGTACGAGGGTGCTATCTGTCTTGACAcgagcaacggtggtggcttcTGTACC GGGGACTACGGTGGTCCGGCAGTTTTCAACGGAACGTTGGTCGGCGTCGGTAGCTACACGGTCGGTGGACGATGCGGTACCGGTCAGCCggatgtttttgttgatgtCGGTCACTTCAGCGGCTGGGTGAAGGCACAGATTGATGAAAAGGAATCGGAATAG